From Streptomyces durmitorensis, a single genomic window includes:
- a CDS encoding MMPL family transporter: MRKRSVTVRVARWSALHPGRAIVGWLVFVVLCLGGGIAVGMNSATSEDFRVGEAGRAEALATEGGVQLRSTEQVLIRAESGPLDERAADAAVKDITARMKSLPEVASVAPPVESADGRVLRVQVELNGSEQKDQETVPPVQAQTEAAAKAHPDLVIEETGDASVSKGVDDQRDKDLQFSEAITLPVTLITLALVFGSVIMVGVPLLLAVTSIMATMGLAMLASHLLPDTGVGMSMILLIGMAVGVDYTLFYLKREREERARAGGRLTSEALVEAAAATAGRAIVVSGLAVIVSTTALFLARDVIFDSLATGTILVVAVAVVSSVTVLPALLVKLGRRTERRAAKRIARGKPVRAAYGEKKPGRAWNALLAPARKRPALTLCLSVLVMLGLALPALNMNLKNPARDSFSRDIEAMKGYDRLLEAFPEQRVRHLVVVRAEASQAGEVREALTALDRRAKADPLFSHPSGAPLLRASKDRRTTALELNAPHPTYSKKAEDSLDHLRHDHLPATVGKLPGVETAVTGEVPRGTDYVEHQNQKLPLVLGFLLLMTFAMTVIAFRSVVLGLLGIVLNLLSAASALGLLVLVFQGKWAEELLSFISLDGISSRVPLFLFVILFGLSMDYQVFVVSRIREAALNGVPTRQAVIQGISSSAKVVTSAAIVMVTVFASFVMLHILEMKQMGFVLAAAVLLDAFVIRIMILPAALLLLGRATWWPSRAILRAEERAAERYGRHGAGEVPEAPEATDERPLSGHWAEPGAARRG, from the coding sequence ATGAGGAAGCGATCGGTCACGGTGCGCGTGGCCCGATGGAGCGCGCTGCACCCAGGGCGCGCGATCGTCGGGTGGCTGGTGTTCGTGGTGCTCTGCCTGGGGGGCGGCATCGCCGTCGGCATGAACAGCGCCACGTCGGAGGACTTCCGCGTCGGGGAGGCCGGCCGCGCCGAAGCCCTGGCGACCGAGGGCGGTGTCCAGCTGCGGTCCACGGAACAGGTGCTGATCCGCGCCGAGTCGGGGCCGCTCGACGAGAGGGCCGCCGACGCCGCCGTCAAGGACATCACCGCCCGGATGAAGTCGCTGCCCGAGGTCGCGTCGGTGGCGCCGCCGGTCGAATCGGCCGACGGACGGGTCCTGCGGGTCCAGGTGGAGCTGAACGGCTCCGAGCAGAAGGACCAGGAGACGGTGCCCCCGGTCCAGGCCCAGACCGAGGCGGCCGCGAAGGCCCACCCGGACCTGGTCATCGAGGAGACCGGTGACGCCTCCGTGAGCAAGGGCGTCGATGACCAGCGCGACAAGGACCTGCAGTTCTCCGAGGCGATCACGCTGCCCGTCACGCTGATCACGCTCGCGCTGGTCTTCGGCTCGGTGATCATGGTCGGCGTACCGCTGCTACTCGCCGTCACCTCGATCATGGCGACGATGGGCCTGGCGATGCTGGCCTCGCACCTGCTGCCCGACACCGGCGTCGGGATGAGCATGATCCTGCTCATCGGCATGGCCGTCGGAGTCGACTACACGCTCTTCTACCTCAAGCGCGAACGCGAGGAGCGGGCCCGCGCGGGCGGCCGCCTCACCTCCGAGGCCCTGGTCGAGGCCGCCGCCGCGACGGCGGGTCGCGCCATCGTGGTCTCCGGGCTCGCCGTGATCGTCTCCACCACCGCGCTCTTCCTGGCCCGTGACGTCATCTTCGACTCCCTCGCCACCGGCACCATCCTGGTCGTCGCCGTCGCCGTGGTCAGCTCGGTGACGGTGCTGCCCGCGCTCCTGGTCAAGCTCGGCCGCCGTACGGAGCGCCGCGCCGCCAAGCGGATCGCGCGGGGCAAGCCGGTCCGCGCGGCGTACGGCGAGAAGAAGCCGGGCCGCGCGTGGAACGCCCTGCTCGCGCCCGCCCGCAAGCGCCCCGCGCTCACCCTGTGCCTGTCGGTCCTCGTCATGCTGGGGCTCGCGCTGCCCGCACTGAACATGAACCTCAAGAACCCGGCGCGGGACAGCTTCTCGCGCGACATCGAGGCGATGAAGGGGTACGACAGGCTGCTCGAAGCCTTCCCGGAGCAGCGCGTCCGGCACCTCGTCGTGGTGCGGGCCGAGGCCTCGCAGGCCGGTGAGGTGCGCGAGGCCCTGACGGCTCTGGACCGCAGGGCGAAGGCCGACCCGCTCTTCTCGCACCCCTCCGGTGCTCCGCTCTTGCGCGCCTCGAAGGACCGGCGGACCACCGCCCTGGAGCTGAACGCCCCGCACCCGACGTACTCGAAGAAGGCCGAGGACTCGCTCGACCACCTGCGCCACGACCATCTCCCCGCGACCGTCGGCAAGCTGCCCGGCGTCGAGACGGCCGTCACCGGCGAGGTGCCGCGCGGCACCGACTACGTGGAGCACCAGAACCAGAAGCTGCCGCTCGTCCTCGGCTTCCTGCTCCTGATGACCTTCGCCATGACGGTCATCGCGTTCCGCTCCGTCGTCCTCGGACTGCTCGGCATCGTGCTCAACCTGCTCTCCGCCGCGTCCGCGCTCGGGCTGCTCGTCCTGGTCTTCCAGGGCAAGTGGGCCGAGGAACTGCTCTCGTTCATCTCGCTCGACGGGATCTCATCACGGGTGCCGCTCTTCCTCTTCGTGATCCTCTTCGGGCTCTCGATGGACTACCAGGTGTTCGTGGTCAGCCGGATCCGGGAGGCCGCGCTGAACGGCGTACCCACCCGACAGGCCGTCATCCAGGGCATCAGCTCGTCGGCCAAGGTCGTCACCAGCGCGGCGATCGTCATGGTCACCGTCTTCGCGAGCTTCGTGATGCTGCACATCCTGGAGATGAAGCAGATGGGCTTCGTCCTCGCGGCGGCCGTCCTGCTCGACGCGTTCGTGATCCGCATCATGATTCTGCCGGCGGCGCTGCTGCTGCTCGGGCGTGCCACCTGGTGGCCGTCCCGCGCGATCCTGCGTGCCGAGGAGCGGGCGGCCGAGCGGTACGGGCGGCATGGGGCGGGGGAGGTGCCAGAAGCACCGGAGGCCACCGATGAGCGTCCGCTTTCCGGGCATTGGGCGGAGCCCGGGGCGGCGCGTCGTGGCTAA
- a CDS encoding ArsR/SmtB family transcription factor has product MDSEELLAFLSAVGHAQRIRIITELAPGQLYVSELARRLGVSRPLLYMHLERLEKAGLVVGRLELSDDGKALKYFELAPFDVRLNVDTILAAVRQDASDEVGQHSSEGS; this is encoded by the coding sequence ATGGACAGCGAAGAGCTGCTCGCCTTCCTCTCCGCGGTGGGCCACGCCCAGCGGATCCGGATCATCACCGAGCTCGCCCCGGGGCAGCTGTACGTCAGCGAACTGGCGCGGCGGCTCGGTGTCTCCCGGCCCCTGCTCTACATGCACCTCGAACGTCTGGAGAAGGCCGGTCTCGTCGTCGGCCGCCTGGAGCTCTCCGACGACGGCAAGGCGCTCAAGTACTTCGAACTGGCGCCGTTCGACGTGCGATTGAACGTGGACACGATCCTCGCGGCCGTCCGGCAGGACGCGTCGGACGAGGTCGGACAGCACTCATCAGAGGGGTCTTAA
- a CDS encoding potassium channel family protein, with amino-acid sequence MHIVIMGCGRVGSALAQTLEQQGHTVAVIDQDPTAFRRLGSGFGGRRVTGIGFDQDTLREAGIEEAGAFAAVSSGDNSNIIAARVAREMFGIENVAARIYDPRRAEVYQRLGIPTVATVRWTADQMLRRLLPSGAEPLWRDPTGGVQLAEVHASASWIGHKISELQEETGVRVAFLTRLGEAVLPTSQTVLQEGDLVHVMMRTDEVEKVEAAFAEGPEEGGH; translated from the coding sequence GTGCACATCGTCATCATGGGCTGCGGGAGAGTCGGATCCGCTCTCGCGCAGACCCTGGAACAACAGGGGCACACGGTCGCCGTGATCGACCAGGACCCCACCGCCTTCCGCCGCCTGGGCTCCGGCTTCGGCGGCCGCCGTGTCACCGGTATCGGCTTCGACCAGGACACCCTGCGCGAGGCCGGCATCGAGGAGGCGGGCGCCTTCGCCGCGGTGAGCAGCGGCGACAACTCGAACATCATCGCCGCCCGGGTGGCCCGCGAGATGTTCGGCATCGAGAACGTCGCGGCCCGCATCTACGACCCGCGCCGCGCCGAGGTCTACCAGCGCCTGGGCATCCCCACCGTCGCCACGGTCCGCTGGACCGCCGACCAGATGCTGCGCAGGCTGCTGCCCTCCGGGGCCGAGCCGCTGTGGCGCGACCCCACCGGCGGCGTACAGCTCGCCGAGGTGCACGCGTCCGCGTCCTGGATCGGCCACAAGATCAGTGAGCTCCAGGAGGAGACCGGCGTCCGCGTGGCCTTCCTCACCCGGCTGGGCGAGGCGGTCCTGCCGACCTCCCAGACGGTGCTCCAGGAGGGCGACCTGGTGCACGTGATGATGCGCACGGACGAGGTCGAGAAGGTCGAAGCGGCGTTCGCCGAAGGCCCCGAGGAAGGCGGTCACTGA
- a CDS encoding potassium channel family protein, producing the protein MRVAIAGAGAVGRSIAGELLENGHEILLIDKAPTAISVERVPQAEWLLADACEITSLDEAALQRCNVVIAATGDDKVNLVVSLLAKTEYGVPRVVARVNNPKNEWLFNESWGVDVAVSTPRLMSALVEEAVSVGDLVRLLRFSHGDANLVELTLPPESALAGTQVGDVQWPEDTSLVTIIRGTRVLAPTADDSLEAGDELLFVAAQAREEQLEDLLSVRREDAAS; encoded by the coding sequence ATGAGGGTCGCCATTGCCGGAGCAGGCGCGGTGGGTCGTTCCATCGCCGGTGAGCTCCTGGAGAACGGGCACGAGATTCTGCTCATCGACAAGGCGCCGACCGCCATCTCGGTCGAGCGCGTCCCGCAGGCCGAGTGGCTGCTCGCCGACGCCTGCGAGATCACCTCGCTCGACGAGGCGGCGCTCCAGCGCTGCAACGTGGTGATCGCCGCGACCGGTGACGACAAGGTCAACCTCGTCGTCTCGCTGCTCGCGAAGACCGAGTACGGCGTCCCGCGGGTCGTCGCCCGCGTGAACAACCCCAAGAACGAGTGGCTCTTCAACGAGTCCTGGGGTGTCGACGTCGCCGTCTCGACCCCGCGTCTGATGTCCGCGCTCGTCGAGGAGGCGGTGAGCGTCGGCGATCTCGTCCGGCTGCTCCGCTTCAGCCACGGCGACGCGAACCTCGTCGAGCTGACCCTGCCGCCCGAGTCGGCCCTCGCGGGCACGCAGGTCGGCGACGTCCAGTGGCCCGAGGACACCTCGCTCGTGACGATCATCCGCGGCACGCGCGTCCTCGCGCCGACCGCCGATGATTCCCTTGAGGCGGGGGACGAGTTGCTGTTCGTCGCGGCGCAAGCGCGGGAGGAACAGCTGGAGGATCTGCTTTCCGTGCGCCGTGAGGACGCGGCGAGCTAG
- a CDS encoding DUF3159 domain-containing protein has product MTSLDKPTDQGTTDQDDDSRAVTEAALFEAFGGVRGMVETVVPGLLFVTIFTINKDLHMSAIAALAVSLVLVVVRLVMKGTVKHAFSGVFGVAFGVVFAMMTGNAKDFYLPGMLYTLGLALAYIITAIAGVPLIGLILGPVFKENLSWRTRNPGRKKAYTKASWAWGLILLAKCAILFPLYWWGDTTQFGWVLIALKIPPFLLAVWLTWVFLAKAPPPIDVFAEMEAAEKAEEERKAAPR; this is encoded by the coding sequence GTGACGTCCCTCGACAAGCCGACGGACCAGGGAACCACGGATCAGGACGACGATTCCAGGGCCGTGACCGAGGCCGCGCTCTTCGAGGCCTTCGGCGGCGTTCGGGGCATGGTGGAGACCGTCGTCCCCGGCCTCCTCTTCGTGACCATCTTCACGATCAACAAGGACCTGCACATGTCGGCCATCGCGGCCCTCGCGGTGTCCCTGGTGCTCGTGGTGGTCCGCCTGGTCATGAAGGGCACCGTCAAGCACGCCTTCAGCGGCGTCTTCGGTGTGGCCTTCGGTGTGGTCTTCGCGATGATGACCGGCAACGCCAAGGACTTCTATCTGCCGGGCATGCTCTACACCCTGGGCCTCGCCCTCGCCTACATCATCACGGCCATCGCCGGTGTCCCGCTGATCGGCCTGATCCTCGGCCCGGTCTTCAAGGAGAACCTCTCCTGGCGGACCCGCAACCCAGGCCGCAAGAAGGCGTACACGAAGGCCAGTTGGGCCTGGGGCCTGATCCTGCTCGCCAAGTGCGCGATCCTTTTCCCGCTCTACTGGTGGGGGGACACGACGCAGTTCGGCTGGGTCCTGATCGCCCTGAAGATCCCGCCGTTCCTGCTCGCCGTCTGGCTGACCTGGGTCTTCCTCGCGAAGGCGCCGCCGCCGATCGACGTGTTCGCCGAGATGGAGGCCGCAGAGAAGGCGGAGGAGGAGCGCAAGGCCGCGCCCCGATAG
- a CDS encoding OB-fold nucleic acid binding domain-containing protein has product MSAVPGSEKPAGRFRRMLDRLSSSQEDLESEELREDAETAGCTRIGDCHDRQIVTVTGTLRTVTLRPRAGVPALEAELFDGSAALDVVWLGRRSIVGIEPGRRLIASGRVSMSRGRRVLFNPKYELRPLGRE; this is encoded by the coding sequence ATGAGTGCTGTTCCTGGTTCCGAGAAGCCGGCAGGCCGCTTCCGGCGCATGCTCGACCGGCTGTCCTCCTCCCAGGAGGATCTGGAGTCGGAAGAGCTGCGTGAGGACGCAGAAACGGCCGGGTGCACCCGCATCGGAGACTGCCACGACCGCCAGATAGTCACGGTTACTGGTACCTTGCGCACGGTCACCCTGCGGCCACGCGCCGGGGTCCCCGCCCTGGAGGCGGAGCTGTTCGACGGCTCCGCGGCACTGGACGTGGTGTGGCTCGGCAGGCGCTCCATCGTGGGCATAGAGCCGGGGCGCAGGCTGATCGCGTCCGGCAGGGTCTCGATGAGCAGGGGCCGCCGGGTGCTCTTCAACCCGAAATACGAACTCAGACCCCTCGGACGGGAGTAG
- a CDS encoding response regulator, which yields MTRVLVVDDEPQIVRALVINLKARKYDVDAAPDGATALQLAAARHPDVIVLDLGLPDMDGVEVIRGLRGWTRVPILVLSARHSSDEKVEALDAGADDYVTKPFGMDELLARLRASIRRAEPTGAGEDDVMVDTEDFTVDLAAKKVNRDGRDVRLTPTEWHLLEVLVRNTGRLVSQKQLLQEVWGPSYGTETNYLRVYMAQLRRKLEADPAHPRHFITEPGMGYRFER from the coding sequence ATGACCCGGGTGCTCGTGGTCGACGACGAGCCGCAGATCGTACGCGCCCTCGTGATCAACCTGAAGGCGCGCAAGTACGACGTGGACGCGGCCCCGGACGGAGCCACCGCGCTCCAGCTCGCCGCCGCCCGCCACCCCGACGTGATCGTGCTGGACCTCGGTCTGCCCGACATGGACGGGGTCGAGGTCATCAGGGGCCTGCGCGGCTGGACGCGCGTACCGATCCTGGTGCTCTCCGCGCGGCACAGCTCGGACGAGAAGGTCGAGGCGCTCGACGCGGGCGCCGACGACTACGTCACCAAGCCCTTCGGCATGGACGAGCTCCTGGCCCGGCTCCGTGCCTCCATCCGCAGGGCGGAGCCCACCGGAGCGGGCGAGGACGACGTGATGGTGGACACGGAGGACTTCACGGTCGACCTGGCCGCCAAGAAGGTCAACCGCGACGGACGCGACGTACGCCTGACGCCCACCGAGTGGCATCTGCTCGAAGTCCTGGTGCGCAACACAGGGCGCCTGGTCAGCCAGAAGCAGCTGCTCCAGGAGGTCTGGGGCCCTTCGTACGGTACGGAGACGAACTACCTGCGCGTCTACATGGCACAGCTGCGCCGCAAGCTGGAGGCGGACCCGGCGCATCCGCGGCACTTCATCACCGAGCCTGGAATGGGTTACAGGTTCGAGCGATGA